Proteins from one uncultured Anaeromusa sp. genomic window:
- the mutL gene encoding DNA mismatch repair endonuclease MutL, producing MEDIVQVLDTHTANQIAAGEVVERPASVVKELVENAIDAASRNVEVEIAAGGCESIRISDDGWGMSATDAQTAMLRHATSKIRSADDLYHIASLGFRGEALPSIASVSRFTLTTRRQEDALATQIVMEGSQTLEVTEAGGGVGTTILVRDIFFNLPARLKFLKKPAAESAQIHDIITRLALSHPEVAFRLINNQRLVLSTNGSGRLEDVIASLYGKEAGAGLLELCYFQEGISLQGFLGQPTLLRSSRQWQTFLVNGRLVQSRALSKALDNAYHSVLPKTGFPLAVIRIDVPAEDIDVNVHPQKSEVKFKNEQDIFRAVYKAVTVCLTRPAAEQLRQAAPLVAPRPKEETQSFDFQNIPVAMAAQPEKERFVQPTSLPEPYRPIFKPLAERQRPVAAAESIPVYEAPPLEAAAVASSFEKMEPEMKLEPVRTETFQQAEDAMTDEDSQAESRASLAQATTSTETEAAEPLQVLGQVLSCYIVAKDKEQMYLVDQHAAHERILYDKFVREAAEMPGQTLLVPVYLEVDAKEELLLEQHGEALASLGFRLEMAGPGTARLLEIPADLTGTSPETMLRELLVRLDEMQQPTAAQLRHMVFETAACHAAIRAGEELNQRQMERLLEQLAQTTLPYSCPHGRPVMVRFGEAELMRWFKRT from the coding sequence ATGGAAGATATTGTACAGGTATTAGACACGCATACAGCAAACCAAATAGCCGCCGGCGAGGTGGTGGAACGGCCGGCGTCGGTAGTCAAAGAACTGGTGGAGAACGCTATTGACGCCGCCAGCCGCAATGTAGAGGTGGAGATCGCAGCCGGAGGCTGTGAAAGCATTCGCATCAGCGATGACGGCTGGGGTATGAGCGCCACGGACGCGCAGACGGCTATGCTGCGTCATGCTACCAGTAAAATACGCAGCGCTGATGATTTATACCATATCGCCAGCCTGGGATTCCGCGGCGAGGCGTTGCCGAGCATTGCGTCTGTTTCCCGTTTTACCCTGACTACAAGGCGTCAAGAGGATGCCTTGGCGACGCAAATTGTCATGGAGGGAAGCCAAACGCTGGAAGTGACCGAAGCGGGAGGCGGCGTGGGCACAACTATTTTAGTGCGGGATATTTTCTTTAATCTTCCAGCCCGTCTCAAATTTTTAAAAAAACCGGCTGCGGAAAGCGCCCAAATCCACGATATTATAACGCGCCTTGCATTGTCACATCCGGAAGTGGCCTTCCGTTTAATTAATAACCAGCGGTTGGTGCTTAGCACAAATGGCAGCGGGCGTTTGGAAGATGTGATTGCTTCTCTGTACGGCAAGGAGGCAGGCGCTGGCCTTTTGGAACTGTGCTACTTTCAAGAGGGGATCAGTTTGCAGGGCTTTTTGGGGCAGCCAACTCTTTTGCGCAGCAGCCGGCAATGGCAAACTTTCTTGGTTAACGGCAGGTTGGTGCAGAGCCGCGCCTTGAGTAAGGCGTTGGATAACGCCTATCATTCGGTGCTTCCGAAGACAGGGTTTCCTTTGGCGGTTATTCGCATTGACGTGCCGGCGGAAGATATTGACGTCAACGTGCATCCCCAAAAAAGCGAAGTGAAGTTCAAAAACGAGCAAGATATTTTTCGCGCCGTTTATAAGGCGGTTACGGTTTGCTTAACCAGGCCGGCGGCAGAGCAGCTGCGCCAGGCGGCGCCACTTGTTGCGCCTCGTCCTAAAGAAGAAACTCAATCTTTTGATTTTCAAAATATCCCAGTTGCGATGGCGGCGCAGCCTGAGAAAGAGAGATTCGTGCAGCCAACGTCCCTGCCGGAACCATACCGTCCTATTTTTAAGCCTCTTGCAGAACGGCAGCGTCCGGTCGCAGCGGCAGAAAGCATTCCGGTCTATGAGGCGCCGCCTCTTGAAGCGGCAGCAGTGGCGTCATCCTTTGAAAAAATGGAACCAGAAATGAAGCTTGAACCGGTAAGGACAGAGACTTTCCAACAGGCTGAGGACGCGATGACGGACGAAGACAGCCAGGCGGAAAGCAGGGCTTCTTTGGCTCAGGCAACAACTTCGACCGAAACAGAGGCGGCAGAGCCTTTGCAGGTTTTGGGGCAGGTCTTGTCGTGTTACATTGTCGCCAAAGACAAAGAGCAAATGTATCTGGTGGATCAGCATGCGGCGCATGAACGTATTCTCTATGATAAATTTGTGCGAGAAGCGGCGGAGATGCCTGGACAGACTTTGTTGGTGCCTGTTTATCTTGAGGTGGATGCAAAAGAAGAGCTTCTGTTGGAACAGCATGGGGAGGCTTTGGCGTCGCTGGGCTTTCGTTTAGAGATGGCCGGCCCTGGAACTGCAAGGCTGCTGGAAATTCCGGCCGATTTGACAGGGACTTCTCCGGAGACAATGCTGCGCGAGCTATTGGTGCGCTTAGATGAAATGCAGCAGCCCACAGCGGCGCAGCTGCGGCACATGGTGTTTGAGACGGCGGCCTGCCATGCGGCCATCCGCGCCGGCGAAGAACTGAATCAACGGCAGATGGAGCGCCTTTTAGAGCAGTTGGCGCAGACGACATTGCCCTATAGCTGCCCGCACGGACGCCCTGTGATGGTGCGTTTTGGCGAGGCAGAGCTGATGCGATGGTTTAAAAGAACTTAA
- a CDS encoding class I SAM-dependent methyltransferase — protein sequence MMDELRVTTARNAGTFLVGEAKKFAECWGGQYVVRGELSLEKLRQQEGVEKLVVFSVDGPVIEGIGWRYFYHPSMAALRALQWERNGQDALVQALALQPGETVLDGTLGLGADAVLMSLAVGETGKILGVEKSPWVAMITSHGLAHAVGLNPVLEAAMRRIETRCGDALDVLKDMSAGAVDAVYLDPMFRYSVQGSSNMQPLHQIADRRPLRRELLQEACRVARRRVVVKEAVHSPEWERLGIQDFSGGRYSRVRYGILKGAGI from the coding sequence ATGATGGATGAATTGCGAGTGACTACGGCGCGGAATGCGGGGACATTTTTAGTAGGGGAAGCCAAGAAGTTTGCCGAATGTTGGGGAGGCCAGTACGTAGTCCGGGGAGAATTATCGCTGGAAAAACTGCGACAACAAGAAGGCGTAGAAAAATTGGTGGTTTTTTCTGTTGACGGACCTGTTATTGAGGGGATTGGCTGGCGCTATTTTTACCATCCCAGTATGGCGGCCCTGCGTGCTTTGCAATGGGAAAGAAACGGCCAGGACGCGCTGGTGCAGGCGTTAGCGCTGCAACCGGGGGAAACCGTGCTGGATGGAACGCTTGGCTTGGGGGCGGATGCCGTTTTGATGAGCCTTGCCGTAGGTGAAACAGGCAAAATTTTAGGAGTGGAAAAATCTCCTTGGGTGGCCATGATTACCTCACATGGTTTGGCGCATGCCGTTGGGTTGAATCCGGTTCTTGAAGCTGCTATGCGAAGGATTGAAACCCGCTGCGGTGATGCGTTGGATGTCTTAAAAGACATGTCTGCCGGAGCGGTAGATGCAGTGTATCTGGATCCGATGTTTCGCTACTCTGTGCAAGGAAGCTCGAATATGCAGCCCTTGCACCAGATCGCCGATCGGCGGCCTTTAAGGCGGGAACTCTTGCAAGAAGCTTGCCGAGTAGCGCGACGCCGAGTGGTAGTTAAGGAAGCAGTGCATAGTCCGGAATGGGAACGTCTGGGTATTCAGGACTTTTCCGGCGGTCGTTACAGTCGAGTGCGTTATGGGATTTTGAAGGGAGCCGGTATATGA